One segment of Setaria viridis chromosome 4, Setaria_viridis_v4.0, whole genome shotgun sequence DNA contains the following:
- the LOC117852847 gene encoding dipeptidyl-peptidase 5 isoform X2 codes for MSSSSHAASPADGASTASGGVKPTTAPYGSWRSPVTADVVAGAEKHLKGIALAGDGRLMWIETRPEEKGRMVIVKEEDKPVDVIPQEFAARTLVHEYGGGAFAVNNNVVVFSNYKDQRLYKQTVGIGSPPVPLTPDYSAPNISYADGVFDPHFSRYITVMEDHRMSSLNPTTTIAAINLSGEQVHEPKVLISGRDFYAFPRIDRNKRRMAWIEWSHPNMPWDKSELWVGYFSESGDLETRICVAGANQMLVESPTEPKWSLKGELFFITDRGSGFWNIYKWVLMMVNICSLCCHLSVKHHIVKQLHKITTLCRQQGRSYLGVLECDSGSISLLDIPFSDLSNVVAADDYFYIEGASASVPLSLAKVNLDANRTKVVDFSIIWSSTLGVEQYKSFLSTPEFVEFPTLIPGQKAYAYFYPPSNPNFQGLPDEKPPLLVKVHGGPTSETRAILDLNVQYWTSRGWAYVDVNYGGSTGYGREYRERLFEKWGIVDVDDCCRCAIFLVESGKVDGERLCITGRSAGGYTTLASLAFRNTFKAGASVYGVADFSLLKEETHKFEKHDLDHFVGDEKACYERSPINFVDKFTCPVILFQGLEDKVVPPDQARKIYKALKEKGLPVALVEYEGEQHGLRKAENIKFTLEQQMVFFARLVGKFEVADDIPPIKIENFD; via the exons ATGTCGTCCTCCTCCCACGCAGCCTCACCCGCCGACGGTGCCTCAACAGCCAGCGGTGGTGTGAAGCCCACGACGGCACCTTACGGGTCCTGGAGGTCGCCGGTCACCGCGGACGTCGTAGCCGGCGCCGAAAAGCACCTCAAAGGCATCGCCCTCGCCGGGGACGGCCGCCTCATGTGGATCGAGACCCGCCCTGAGGAGAAAGG GCGCATGGTCATTGTAAAAGAGGAGGATAAGCCTGTGGATGTTATACCTCAGGAGTTTGCAGCACGTACCCTGGTTCACGAATATGGAGGTGGTGCATTTGCGGTTAACAATAATGTTGTTGTGTTCTCAAATTACAAGGATCAACGCCTGTACAAGCAAACCGTTGGAA TTGGAAGTCCACCTGTGCCTCTTACACCAGATTATAGTGCGCCCAACATCAGTTACGCTGATGGTGTATTTGATCCTCACTTCAGCCGTTATATCACAGTGATGGAAG ACCATCGAATGAGCAGCTTGAATCCCACCACAACAATTGCTGCTATAAACTTAAGCGGTGAACAAGTTCATG AACCAAAGGTGCTGATAAGTGGCAGAGACTTCTATGCTTTTCCACGAATTGATCGAAACAAAAGGCGGATGGCATGGATTGAGTGGAGTCATCCAAACATGCCATGGGATAAATCAGAACTTTGGGTTGGCTACTTTTCTGAAAGCGG TGACTTGGAAACACGGATTTGTGTTGCTGGTGCTAATCAAATGTTAGTGGAATCACCTACTGAGCCTAAATGGTCCCTGAAAG GAGAACTGTTTTTTATAACTGACAGAGGGAGTGGATTTTGGAACATTTATAAATGG GTTTTGATGATGGTGAACATTTGTTCACTTTGTTGTCATTTATCGGTGaaacatcacattgtcaaacAACTTCATAAAATAACTACGTTATGCAGGCAGCAGGGAAGGTCATATCTTGGTGTTCTAGAATGTGATTCAGGTTCTATTTCACTGCTTGACATCCCCTTCTCTGATTTATCTAATGTG GTTGCTGCAGATGATTACTTCTATATTGAAGGTGCTTCTGCAAGTGTTCCATTGTCACTTGCTAAG GTGAATTTGGATGCGAACAGAACAAAAGTTGTTGATTTCTCAATAATCTGGTCATCCACACTAGGTGTTGAACAATATAAATCTTTCTTGAGCACACCAGAATTTGTTGAGTTTCCAACATTGATCCCTGGCCAGAAAGCTTATGCTTATTTCTACCCACCTTCAAATCCCAATTTTCAAGGTTTGCCAGATGAAAAACCTCCATTGCTTGTTAAAGTTCATG GAGGACCTACATCTGAAACGCGTGCAATTCTGGACCTCAATGTTCAATATTGGACAAGTAGAGGTTGGGCATATGTAGATGTTAACTATGGAGGAAGCACTG GTTATGGGAGAGAGTATCGGGAGAGACTGTTTGAGAAATGGGGTATTGTTGATGTTGATGATTGCTGCAGATGTGCAATATTCCTG GTGGAGAGCGGGAAAGTAGATGGAGAACGGCTTTGTATAACTGGGAGATCAGCAGGTGGATACACTACTTTAGCTTCACTTGCATTCAGAAACACATTCAAGGCTGGAGCTTCTGTGTATGGT GTTGCTGACTTTTCTTTGTTGAAAGAGGAGACACACAAATTCGAGAAACATGATCTCGACCATTTCGTGG GAGATGAAAAGGCTTGCTATGAGAGGTCACCAATCAACTTTGTTGATAAGTTTACATGCCCGGTGATTCTATTTCAAGGGCTGGAGGATAAG GTTGTGCCACCAGATCAGGCACGCAAGATATACAAGGCCTTGAAAGAGAAAGGTTTGCCTGTCGCCTTGGTGGAATACGAAGGGGAGCAGCATGGGCTACGCAAG GCGGAGAACATCAAGTTCACCTTGGAGCAGCAGATGGTGTTCTTTGCCCGATTGGTCGGGAAATTCGAGGTGGCAGATGATATACCTCCAATCAAGATCGAAAACTTCGACTGA
- the LOC117852168 gene encoding uncharacterized protein: MATRLASIFSTARGPASAPAHLLHRALPRALPRFRHRRACPSPPRMSSTSSAASPAPPATAAAGGDKPAAAPYGSWRSPITADVVSGADRRLGGIALAGDGRLLWIEGRPEEKGRMVIVKEEDKPVDVIPQEFAARTLAQEYGGGAFAVDKSVVVFSNYKDQRLYKQAIGIGDPPVPLTPDYGAPDVSYADGVFDPHFGRYVTVVEDRRKSSLNPTTTIAAINLSGDGTLEPKELISGNDFYAFPRIDQNKRRMAWIEWSHPNMPWDKSELWVGHFSESGDLAKRVCVAGGNPLLVESPTEPKWSPEGELFFVTDRGSGFWNIYKWVEQTNEIVPVYALDAEFTRPLWVFGISSYDFLGNSNIIFSYRQQGRSYLGVLDCDSGSVSMLDIPFSDLSNVVASDDYFYIEGASANIPMSIAKVTLNESKTKVVNFSIVWSSSPDVTQYKPFFSTPELVEFPTSKPGQKAYAYFYPPSNPNFQGLPDEKPPLLVKTHGGPTAETRAILDLSVQYWTSRGWAYVDVNYGGSTGYGREYRERLLEKWGIVDVDDCCGCARFLVESGKVDGRRLCITGRSAGGYTTLASLAFRDTFKAGASLYGVGDLTLLRAETHKFESHYLDNLVGNERAYYERSPINFVNQFTCPVILFQGLEDKVVPPDQARKIYNALKERGLPVALVEYEGEQHGFRKTENIKFTLEQQMVFFARLVGNFEVADDITPIKIENFD, translated from the exons ATGGCGACACGCCTCGCCTCCATCTTCTCGACCGCTCGCGGCCCCGCTTCCGCCCCggcccacctcctccaccgcgcACTCCCCCGCGCACTCCCCCGCTTCCGCCACCGGCGAGCCTGCCCCTCGCCGCCCCGCatgtcctccacctcctcggccgcctcccccgcgccgcccgccacggcggcggccggcggcgacaagcccgcggcggcgccgtacGGGTCCTGGAGGTCGCCCATTACCGCCGACGTCGTCTCTGGCGCCGACAGGCGCCTCGGAGGGATCGCCCTTGCTGGGGATGGACGCCTCCTCTGGATCGAGGGCCGCCCCGAGGAGAAAGG GCGCATGGTTATTGTAAAGGAAGAGGATAAGCCTGTGGATGTTATACCTCAGGAATTTGCAGCACGCACCTTGGCTCAAGAATATGGAGGTGGTGCATTTGCAGTTGACAAGAGTGTTGTTGTGTTCTCGAATTACAAGGATCAACGTCTATACAAGCAAGCAATTGGAA TTGGTGATCCACCTGTGCCTCTTACACCCGATTATGGTGCACCGGACGTCAGTTATGCTGATGGCGTATTTGATCCTCACTTTGGCCGTTATGTTACTGTGGTGGAAG ACCGTCGAAAGAGCAGCTTAAACCCCACTACAACAATCGCTGCTATAAACTTGAGCGGTGATGGTACTCTTG AACCAAAAGAGCTGATCAGTGGCAACGATTTCTATGCTTTCCCTCGCATTGATCAAAATAAGAGGCGGATGGCATGGATTGAATGGAGTCATCCAAACATGCCCTGGGATAAATCAGAACTTTGGGTTGGCCACTTCTCTGAAAGTGG AGACTTGGCAAAACGGGTTTGTGTTGCTGGTGGCAATCCTCTGTTGGTTGAATCTCCTACTGAACCTAAATGGTCTCCCGAAG GAGAACTTTTTTTTGTAACTGACAGAGGGAGTGGATTTTGGAACATTTACAAATGG GTAGAACAAACCAATGAGATTGTTCCAGTGTATGCACTAGATGCTGAATTCACAAGACCATTGTGGGTTTTTGGCATCAGCTCCTATGATTTTCTTGGAAACAGCAACATCATTTTCAGTTACAG GCAGCAAGGAAGGTCATATCTTGGTGTGCTTGATTGCGATTCTGGTTCAGTTTCAATGCTTGACATCCCTTTCTCTGATTTATCTAATGTG GTTGCTTCAGATGATTACTTCTATATTGAAGGTGCTTCTGCAAATATTCCAATGTCTATTGCAAAG GTGACATTAAATGAGAGCAAAACAAAAGTAGTCAATTTCTCAATAGTCTGGTCCTCCTCTCCAGATGTCACACAATATAAACCTTTCTTCAGCACACCAGAACTTGTTGAGTTCCCCACATCCAAGCCTGGCCAGAAAGCTTATGCCTATTTCTACCCCCCTTCAAATCCCAATTTTCAAGGTTTGCCAGATGAAAAACCTCCATTGCTTGTGAAAACGCATG GAGGACCTACAGCTGAGACACGTGCAATTTTGGACCTCAGTGTCCAGTATTGGACAAGTAGAGGGTGGGCATATGTTGATGTTAACTATGGAGGAAGCACTG GTTATGGAAGAGAGTATCGCGAGAGACTTTTGGAGAAATGGGGTATTGTTGACGTTGATGATTGTTGCGGCTGTGCAAGATTTCTG GTGGAGAGTGGGAAAGTAGATGGGCGGCGCCTTTGTATTACTGGTAGATCAGCAGGTGGATACACTACTTTAGCTTCACTTGCATTCAGAGACACATTCAAGGCTGGAGCTTCTTTGTATGGT GTTGGGGACTTGACTCTGTTGAGAGCTGAGACACACAAATTTGAGTCCCATTATCTGGACAATCTTGTGG GAAATGAAAGAGCTTACTATGAGAGATCACCAATCAATTTTGTCAATCAGTTTACATGTCCAGTGATATTGTTTCAAGGGTTGGAGGATAAG GTTGTGCCACCAGATCAGGCACGCAAAATATACAATGCCTTGAAAGAGAGAGGTTTGCCTGTTGCCTTAGTGGAATACGAAGGGGAGCAACATGGGTTCCGCAAG ACTGAGAACATCAAGTTCACCTTGGAGCAGCAGATGGTGTTCTTTGCAAGATTAGTTGGGAACTTCGAGGTAGCAGACGATATAACTCCAATCAAGATTGAGAACTTCGATTGA
- the LOC117852848 gene encoding dipeptidyl-peptidase 5, whose product MHPPAAGGAGKATAPYGSWESPISAAAVSAAGRTAEGLAVAGDGRLVWVETRPEEGGRAVLVKESTESGGKARDVTPQGFAVRSLAQEYGGGAFAVQGDVVVFSNYTDQRLYKQTIGDNSPLPLTPEYAGSVVRYADGVFDPHFHRFVTIMEDHRQNSSNPITTIAAVRISDQDVEEPTMLVSGSDFYAFPRVDQTKKRMAWIEWSNPNMSWDKSQLWVGYFNEKGEVTKRICVAGGDPTLVESPTEPKWSSKGELFFITDRRSGFWNIYKWDEQRNVVTTLYSLDAEFSKPMWIFGVSSYDFLGKDNSSHKIICCYRQNGKSYFGVLDYDSESFSKIGIPFSSVNNIVSGDGSFYIEGASASLPVSIAKVTLDERGTMATNFSIVWSSSEDVAKFKSYFSLPEFVEFPTVIPGQHAYAYFYAPYNDIFQGSSEEKPPLVVRTHGGPTAEAQGVLDLSVQYWTSRGWAFVDVNYGGSSGYGREFRERLLGQWGVVDVNDCCSCATFLVETGRVDGQRLCVTGESAGGFTTLACLAFRQTFKAGSSLYGATDLAALRAGMNKFEAYYIDNLVGNKQAYFERSPINFVNNFSCPVILFQGLEDTVVSPDQATKIYKAIKDKGLPVALVEYEGEQHGFRKAENIKFTLEQEMVFFARLVGKFKVADDITPIKIENFD is encoded by the exons ATGCATCCccccgccgcgggcggcgccgggaaGGCGACCGCGCCGTACGGGTCCTGGGAGTCGCCgatcagcgccgccgccgtctccgccgccgggaggaccgccgaggggctcgccgtcgccggcgacggccggcTCGTCTGGGTCGAGACGCGTCCCGAGGAAGGAGG GCGCGCAGTCCTCGTGAAAGAATCGACGGAGTCAGGCGGCAAGGCACGGGATGTGACGCCGCAGGGGTTCGCGGTGCGGTCCCTCGCGCAGGAGTACGGCGGTGGTGCATTCGCCGTGCAAGGGGACGTTGTTGTCTTCTCCAACTACACCGACCAGCGTCTGTACAAGCAAACAATCGGAG ATAACTCGCCACTACCGTTGACACCAGAATACGCCGGATCAGTTGTACGCTATGCTGATGGTGTCTTTGATCCTCACTTTCATCGTTTTGTAACTATAATGGAAG ATCATCGCCAGAACAGCTCAAATCCCATCACTACAATTGCTGCTGTAAGAATAAGTGATCAAGATGTAGAAG AACCTACTATGCTGGTCAGCGGCAGTGACTTTTATGCCTTCCCACGTGTTGATCAAACTAAAAAACGTATGGCATGGATCGAGTGGAGTAACCCGAATATGTCATGGGATAAATCACAACTATGGGTTGGATATTTCAACGAGAAAGG AGAGGTAACAAAACGGATCTGTGTTGCTGGTGGAGACCCAACACTAGTAGAATCTCCTACTGAACCCAAGTGGTCTTCAAAAG GGGAGCTGTTCTTCATAACAGATCGTCGGAGTGGGTTTTGGAATATTTACAAATGG GATGAGCAGAGAAATGTGGTAACAACACTGTATTCACTTGATGCTGAATTCTCCAAGCCCATGTGGATTTTTGGTGTCAGCTCCTATGATTTCCTTGGAAAAGACAACTCAAGTCACAAAATCATTTGCTGTTACAG GCAGAATGGGAAGTCATACTTTGGGGTGCTTGACTATGATTCAGAGTCCTTTTCAAAAATTGGCATCCCCTTCTCTTCTGTAAATAACATA GTGTCTGGAGATGGATCCTTCTACATTGAGGGTGCATCTGCTAGTCTTCCAGTATCAATAGCAAAG GTGACACTTGATGAAAGGGGAACTATGGCAACCAATTTCTCTATAGTTTGGTCTTCCTCAGAGGATGTTGCAAAATTTAAATCCTACTTCAGCTTGCCTGAATTTGTGGAGTTTCCAACTGTGATACCTGGTCAGCATGCATATGCTTATTTCTATGCTCCGTATAATGATATTTTTCAAGGTTCATCAGAAGAAAAGCCGCCACTAGTGGTCAGAACCCATG GTGGACCTACAGCTGAAGCACAAGGGGTCCTGGATCTTAGCGTGCAGTACTGGACAAGCCGAGGATGGGCATTTGTTGATGTTAACTATGGGGGAAGCTCAG GCTATGGGAGAGAATTCCGAGAGAGGCTTTTAGGGCAATGGGGTGTTGTTGATGTAAATGATTGCTGCAGTTGTGCTACATTCCTG GTGGAAACCGGAAGAGTGGACGGGCAACGGCTTTGTGTTACAGGAGAATCTGCTGGTGGATTCACAACTTTAGCTTGTCTTGCTTTCAGACAGACCTTCAAGGCTGGCTCATCTTTATATGGGGCAA CTGACTTAGCGGCATTGAGGGCAGGAATGAACAAGTTTGAAGCATACTATATTGATAACCTTGTGG GGAATAAACAAGCTTACTTTGAGAGATCACCAATAAATTTTGTTAACAATTTTTCATGTCCAGTGATTTTGTTTCAAGGATTGGAAGACACA GTTGTATCACCAGATCAGGCAACGAAAATATACAAGGCGATAAAGGACAAAGGTCTTCCAGTTGCTTTGGTTGAGTATGAAGGGGAACAACACGGTTTCCGCAAG GCTGAGAACATCAAATTCACCTTGGAACAGGAGATGGTGTTCTTCGCAAGATTAGTGGGGAAATTCAAGGTGGCTGATGACATAACTCCAATCAAGATTGAAAACTTTGACTAG
- the LOC117852847 gene encoding acylamino-acid-releasing enzyme isoform X3 codes for MSSLNPTTTIAAINLSGEQVHEPKVLISGRDFYAFPRIDRNKRRMAWIEWSHPNMPWDKSELWVGYFSESGDLETRICVAGANQMLVESPTEPKWSLKGELFFITDRGSGFWNIYKWFEQTNEVVPIYTLDAEFTRPLWVFGISSYDFLGKSNHIIFTYRQQGRSYLGVLECDSGSISLLDIPFSDLSNVVAADDYFYIEGASASVPLSLAKVNLDANRTKVVDFSIIWSSTLGVEQYKSFLSTPEFVEFPTLIPGQKAYAYFYPPSNPNFQGLPDEKPPLLVKVHGGPTSETRAILDLNVQYWTSRGWAYVDVNYGGSTGYGREYRERLFEKWGIVDVDDCCRCAIFLVESGKVDGERLCITGRSAGGYTTLASLAFRNTFKAGASVYGVADFSLLKEETHKFEKHDLDHFVGDEKACYERSPINFVDKFTCPVILFQGLEDKVVPPDQARKIYKALKEKGLPVALVEYEGEQHGLRKAENIKFTLEQQMVFFARLVGKFEVADDIPPIKIENFD; via the exons ATGAGCAGCTTGAATCCCACCACAACAATTGCTGCTATAAACTTAAGCGGTGAACAAGTTCATG AACCAAAGGTGCTGATAAGTGGCAGAGACTTCTATGCTTTTCCACGAATTGATCGAAACAAAAGGCGGATGGCATGGATTGAGTGGAGTCATCCAAACATGCCATGGGATAAATCAGAACTTTGGGTTGGCTACTTTTCTGAAAGCGG TGACTTGGAAACACGGATTTGTGTTGCTGGTGCTAATCAAATGTTAGTGGAATCACCTACTGAGCCTAAATGGTCCCTGAAAG GAGAACTGTTTTTTATAACTGACAGAGGGAGTGGATTTTGGAACATTTATAAATGG TTTGAACAAACCAATGAGGTTGTTCCAATATATACACTAGATGCTGAGTTCACAAGACCTTTGTGGGTTTTTGGCATCAGCTCTTACGATTTTCTTGGAAAGAGCAATCACATCATTTTCACTTACAG GCAGCAGGGAAGGTCATATCTTGGTGTTCTAGAATGTGATTCAGGTTCTATTTCACTGCTTGACATCCCCTTCTCTGATTTATCTAATGTG GTTGCTGCAGATGATTACTTCTATATTGAAGGTGCTTCTGCAAGTGTTCCATTGTCACTTGCTAAG GTGAATTTGGATGCGAACAGAACAAAAGTTGTTGATTTCTCAATAATCTGGTCATCCACACTAGGTGTTGAACAATATAAATCTTTCTTGAGCACACCAGAATTTGTTGAGTTTCCAACATTGATCCCTGGCCAGAAAGCTTATGCTTATTTCTACCCACCTTCAAATCCCAATTTTCAAGGTTTGCCAGATGAAAAACCTCCATTGCTTGTTAAAGTTCATG GAGGACCTACATCTGAAACGCGTGCAATTCTGGACCTCAATGTTCAATATTGGACAAGTAGAGGTTGGGCATATGTAGATGTTAACTATGGAGGAAGCACTG GTTATGGGAGAGAGTATCGGGAGAGACTGTTTGAGAAATGGGGTATTGTTGATGTTGATGATTGCTGCAGATGTGCAATATTCCTG GTGGAGAGCGGGAAAGTAGATGGAGAACGGCTTTGTATAACTGGGAGATCAGCAGGTGGATACACTACTTTAGCTTCACTTGCATTCAGAAACACATTCAAGGCTGGAGCTTCTGTGTATGGT GTTGCTGACTTTTCTTTGTTGAAAGAGGAGACACACAAATTCGAGAAACATGATCTCGACCATTTCGTGG GAGATGAAAAGGCTTGCTATGAGAGGTCACCAATCAACTTTGTTGATAAGTTTACATGCCCGGTGATTCTATTTCAAGGGCTGGAGGATAAG GTTGTGCCACCAGATCAGGCACGCAAGATATACAAGGCCTTGAAAGAGAAAGGTTTGCCTGTCGCCTTGGTGGAATACGAAGGGGAGCAGCATGGGCTACGCAAG GCGGAGAACATCAAGTTCACCTTGGAGCAGCAGATGGTGTTCTTTGCCCGATTGGTCGGGAAATTCGAGGTGGCAGATGATATACCTCCAATCAAGATCGAAAACTTCGACTGA
- the LOC117852847 gene encoding acylamino-acid-releasing enzyme isoform X1: MSSSSHAASPADGASTASGGVKPTTAPYGSWRSPVTADVVAGAEKHLKGIALAGDGRLMWIETRPEEKGRMVIVKEEDKPVDVIPQEFAARTLVHEYGGGAFAVNNNVVVFSNYKDQRLYKQTVGIGSPPVPLTPDYSAPNISYADGVFDPHFSRYITVMEDHRMSSLNPTTTIAAINLSGEQVHEPKVLISGRDFYAFPRIDRNKRRMAWIEWSHPNMPWDKSELWVGYFSESGDLETRICVAGANQMLVESPTEPKWSLKGELFFITDRGSGFWNIYKWFEQTNEVVPIYTLDAEFTRPLWVFGISSYDFLGKSNHIIFTYRQQGRSYLGVLECDSGSISLLDIPFSDLSNVVAADDYFYIEGASASVPLSLAKVNLDANRTKVVDFSIIWSSTLGVEQYKSFLSTPEFVEFPTLIPGQKAYAYFYPPSNPNFQGLPDEKPPLLVKVHGGPTSETRAILDLNVQYWTSRGWAYVDVNYGGSTGYGREYRERLFEKWGIVDVDDCCRCAIFLVESGKVDGERLCITGRSAGGYTTLASLAFRNTFKAGASVYGVADFSLLKEETHKFEKHDLDHFVGDEKACYERSPINFVDKFTCPVILFQGLEDKVVPPDQARKIYKALKEKGLPVALVEYEGEQHGLRKAENIKFTLEQQMVFFARLVGKFEVADDIPPIKIENFD; encoded by the exons ATGTCGTCCTCCTCCCACGCAGCCTCACCCGCCGACGGTGCCTCAACAGCCAGCGGTGGTGTGAAGCCCACGACGGCACCTTACGGGTCCTGGAGGTCGCCGGTCACCGCGGACGTCGTAGCCGGCGCCGAAAAGCACCTCAAAGGCATCGCCCTCGCCGGGGACGGCCGCCTCATGTGGATCGAGACCCGCCCTGAGGAGAAAGG GCGCATGGTCATTGTAAAAGAGGAGGATAAGCCTGTGGATGTTATACCTCAGGAGTTTGCAGCACGTACCCTGGTTCACGAATATGGAGGTGGTGCATTTGCGGTTAACAATAATGTTGTTGTGTTCTCAAATTACAAGGATCAACGCCTGTACAAGCAAACCGTTGGAA TTGGAAGTCCACCTGTGCCTCTTACACCAGATTATAGTGCGCCCAACATCAGTTACGCTGATGGTGTATTTGATCCTCACTTCAGCCGTTATATCACAGTGATGGAAG ACCATCGAATGAGCAGCTTGAATCCCACCACAACAATTGCTGCTATAAACTTAAGCGGTGAACAAGTTCATG AACCAAAGGTGCTGATAAGTGGCAGAGACTTCTATGCTTTTCCACGAATTGATCGAAACAAAAGGCGGATGGCATGGATTGAGTGGAGTCATCCAAACATGCCATGGGATAAATCAGAACTTTGGGTTGGCTACTTTTCTGAAAGCGG TGACTTGGAAACACGGATTTGTGTTGCTGGTGCTAATCAAATGTTAGTGGAATCACCTACTGAGCCTAAATGGTCCCTGAAAG GAGAACTGTTTTTTATAACTGACAGAGGGAGTGGATTTTGGAACATTTATAAATGG TTTGAACAAACCAATGAGGTTGTTCCAATATATACACTAGATGCTGAGTTCACAAGACCTTTGTGGGTTTTTGGCATCAGCTCTTACGATTTTCTTGGAAAGAGCAATCACATCATTTTCACTTACAG GCAGCAGGGAAGGTCATATCTTGGTGTTCTAGAATGTGATTCAGGTTCTATTTCACTGCTTGACATCCCCTTCTCTGATTTATCTAATGTG GTTGCTGCAGATGATTACTTCTATATTGAAGGTGCTTCTGCAAGTGTTCCATTGTCACTTGCTAAG GTGAATTTGGATGCGAACAGAACAAAAGTTGTTGATTTCTCAATAATCTGGTCATCCACACTAGGTGTTGAACAATATAAATCTTTCTTGAGCACACCAGAATTTGTTGAGTTTCCAACATTGATCCCTGGCCAGAAAGCTTATGCTTATTTCTACCCACCTTCAAATCCCAATTTTCAAGGTTTGCCAGATGAAAAACCTCCATTGCTTGTTAAAGTTCATG GAGGACCTACATCTGAAACGCGTGCAATTCTGGACCTCAATGTTCAATATTGGACAAGTAGAGGTTGGGCATATGTAGATGTTAACTATGGAGGAAGCACTG GTTATGGGAGAGAGTATCGGGAGAGACTGTTTGAGAAATGGGGTATTGTTGATGTTGATGATTGCTGCAGATGTGCAATATTCCTG GTGGAGAGCGGGAAAGTAGATGGAGAACGGCTTTGTATAACTGGGAGATCAGCAGGTGGATACACTACTTTAGCTTCACTTGCATTCAGAAACACATTCAAGGCTGGAGCTTCTGTGTATGGT GTTGCTGACTTTTCTTTGTTGAAAGAGGAGACACACAAATTCGAGAAACATGATCTCGACCATTTCGTGG GAGATGAAAAGGCTTGCTATGAGAGGTCACCAATCAACTTTGTTGATAAGTTTACATGCCCGGTGATTCTATTTCAAGGGCTGGAGGATAAG GTTGTGCCACCAGATCAGGCACGCAAGATATACAAGGCCTTGAAAGAGAAAGGTTTGCCTGTCGCCTTGGTGGAATACGAAGGGGAGCAGCATGGGCTACGCAAG GCGGAGAACATCAAGTTCACCTTGGAGCAGCAGATGGTGTTCTTTGCCCGATTGGTCGGGAAATTCGAGGTGGCAGATGATATACCTCCAATCAAGATCGAAAACTTCGACTGA